A stretch of Paludisphaera borealis DNA encodes these proteins:
- a CDS encoding acyl-CoA dehydrogenase family protein produces the protein MDFGFSAEQQKWYDAAVAFAKEQLVDPDGVARDQRGEFWREGYERCARFGAAGLTVPREYGGQGEEIATAVAAMEGLGYACADTGLLFSLNASLWTITMPILMFGDDAQKARFLPPLVDGRHFGANGASEPEAGSDIFSMKTRAERKGDRWVLNGRKVWITGGPVADVFLCFATTDPTKGVLGITAFLIDRDTPGFKVVREIDKLGMRTAPMGELVFENCELPLENMLGREGRGSRIFNQALEWERGAILASIVGTMRRQVDRCVHRARTRKQFGQSIGKFQSVSNRIVDMMTRVETSRYMVYRYAWLKQQGKDATIAASMAKLHVSESFVQNSIDAVRIFGAAGYTIEEGLERDVRDGVGGVLFSGTNDIQRNIIAQHLRI, from the coding sequence ATGGACTTCGGATTCTCAGCAGAGCAGCAGAAGTGGTATGACGCGGCCGTCGCCTTCGCCAAGGAACAGCTCGTCGATCCCGACGGCGTCGCCCGCGATCAGCGTGGCGAGTTCTGGCGCGAGGGCTACGAGCGGTGCGCCCGCTTCGGCGCCGCCGGGCTGACCGTCCCGCGCGAGTACGGCGGGCAGGGCGAAGAGATCGCCACGGCCGTCGCCGCGATGGAAGGGCTCGGCTACGCCTGCGCCGACACGGGGCTGCTGTTCTCACTGAACGCGTCGCTGTGGACGATCACGATGCCGATCCTCATGTTCGGCGACGACGCGCAAAAAGCCCGGTTCCTGCCTCCGCTGGTCGATGGCCGCCACTTCGGAGCCAACGGCGCCAGCGAGCCCGAGGCCGGCTCCGACATCTTCAGCATGAAGACCCGGGCCGAGCGCAAGGGCGACCGCTGGGTGCTCAACGGCCGCAAGGTCTGGATCACCGGCGGGCCGGTCGCCGACGTCTTCCTCTGCTTCGCCACCACCGACCCCACCAAGGGGGTGCTCGGCATCACGGCCTTCCTGATCGACCGCGACACGCCGGGCTTCAAGGTCGTCCGCGAGATCGACAAGCTCGGGATGCGGACCGCGCCGATGGGTGAACTCGTGTTCGAGAACTGCGAACTGCCCCTCGAAAACATGCTGGGGCGCGAAGGACGCGGCTCGCGGATCTTCAACCAGGCCCTCGAATGGGAGCGCGGCGCGATCCTCGCCAGCATCGTCGGCACGATGCGCCGGCAGGTCGACCGCTGCGTCCACCGCGCCCGGACCCGCAAGCAGTTCGGCCAGTCGATCGGCAAGTTCCAATCGGTCTCGAACCGGATCGTCGACATGATGACCCGCGTCGAGACCAGCCGCTACATGGTCTATCGCTACGCCTGGCTCAAGCAGCAGGGCAAGGACGCCACGATCGCCGCCTCGATGGCCAAGCTGCACGTGTCCGAGAGCTTCGTGCAGAACAGCATCGACGCCGTCCGGATCTTCGGCGCGGCCGGCTACACCATCGAAGAGGGCCTCGAACGCGACGTCCGCGACGGCGTCGGCGGCGTCCTCTTCTCCGGCACCAACGACATCCAGCGCAACATCATCGCCCAGCACCTGCGGATTTAG
- a CDS encoding glycosyltransferase family 2 protein: MDDVPAGPASPEPRRPSLSVVVPVCNGGSDFKRCLRRLRDSSWADFELIVVDDGSTDDSGLLAESQGAIVLRHDRPQGPAAARNLGAERASADLIFFLDADVAVYPDTIERGMARFLDDPGLTGLFGSYDDQPTAPGLVSRFRNLLHHYVHQQGDFELDSRPVHTFWTGCGMIRRRDFLDFGGFDPRLYPRPAIEDIELGYRLTRSGRRIVLARDVQATHMKRWSVFEVVRTDIFRRGVPWMLLIKRSGTHETDLNVQLKQQVSVAATGLMLVAAAGVPLSAWAGVAVGACAGSVVVLNLEFYRFLGRRRGLGFALASFPLHLLYFVCCGVSVVIALLRWHVLERSHRANARGRGERVDRGARSIPGPAWSRLARRLKRWTARSR, translated from the coding sequence ATGGACGATGTCCCCGCTGGTCCGGCGAGCCCGGAGCCGCGGAGGCCATCGCTTTCCGTTGTGGTCCCCGTTTGCAACGGGGGTTCCGACTTCAAGCGCTGCCTCCGTCGGCTTCGCGACTCTTCCTGGGCCGACTTTGAGTTGATCGTGGTGGACGACGGTTCCACCGACGATTCGGGCCTCCTGGCCGAGAGCCAGGGTGCGATCGTGCTGCGCCACGATCGTCCGCAAGGCCCCGCCGCGGCCCGCAATCTAGGGGCTGAGCGGGCGTCGGCCGACCTGATCTTCTTCCTCGACGCCGACGTGGCCGTCTATCCGGATACGATCGAGCGCGGGATGGCCCGGTTTCTGGACGATCCCGGGCTGACCGGTCTGTTCGGCTCATATGACGACCAGCCGACGGCGCCGGGGCTCGTGAGCCGGTTCCGCAACCTGTTGCATCACTACGTCCACCAGCAGGGCGATTTCGAGCTGGACAGCCGGCCGGTGCATACGTTCTGGACCGGCTGCGGCATGATCCGCCGCCGCGACTTCCTCGATTTCGGCGGCTTCGACCCCCGGCTCTACCCCCGGCCGGCGATCGAGGACATCGAGCTTGGCTACCGGCTGACGCGGTCGGGACGCCGGATCGTCCTGGCGCGCGACGTCCAGGCGACGCATATGAAGCGGTGGTCGGTGTTCGAGGTGGTCCGCACCGACATCTTCCGCCGCGGGGTGCCGTGGATGTTGCTGATCAAGCGGAGCGGCACGCACGAGACCGACCTCAACGTGCAGCTCAAGCAGCAGGTTTCGGTGGCGGCGACGGGCCTGATGCTCGTCGCGGCGGCCGGCGTCCCGCTGTCGGCCTGGGCGGGCGTGGCGGTTGGAGCCTGCGCCGGGAGCGTGGTCGTCTTGAACCTCGAATTCTACCGGTTCCTGGGCCGGCGTCGGGGCCTGGGATTCGCCCTGGCCTCGTTCCCGCTGCATCTGCTGTACTTCGTCTGCTGCGGCGTGTCGGTCGTGATCGCGCTCTTGCGATGGCACGTGCTGGAACGGTCGCATCGGGCGAACGCCCGGGGGCGAGGCGAGCGGGTCGATCGCGGCGCGCGGTCTATTCCTGGACCGGCATGGAGTCGATTGGCACGGAGGCTCAAACGATGGACGGCGCGATCAAGGTAG
- a CDS encoding glycosyltransferase family 4 protein — MRIGFDGSCLSNRRGFGRFANRLLSALVRQAEGHEVVVVIDEPSAATVELPEGATARIVGVRDAPSASASARGRRRLRDMLAMSRSVAGARLDLMYFPATYTFYPVWGVPRLVVTMHDTLPLEHPELVFPTRRGRAAWMLKEYVAVRSADRIVTVSETSKRFLKQRFRLSDDRLRVVGEGPDPIFRPMGDDPRAEAVLERYGVSASARFLLYVGGLSPHKNLPRLIEGFARSAPADVSLVLVGDLNDVFHTHIPEIRRTIADHALEDRVILTGFVPDADLVFLYSRAYALALPSLLEGFGLPAVEAMACGTPVVASRAGSLPEVVGDAGLFFDPLNVDEIGRTLGAILDDPGRRDELAAMALRRSARFDWDRSALDLLACFEELSPPRSASRPHAAGSRRVRERS; from the coding sequence ATGCGAATCGGCTTTGATGGGAGCTGTCTGTCGAACCGTCGCGGCTTCGGCCGGTTCGCGAACCGGTTGCTTTCGGCCCTCGTCCGCCAGGCGGAAGGGCATGAAGTCGTCGTCGTGATCGACGAGCCGTCGGCCGCGACGGTCGAGCTGCCCGAAGGCGCGACCGCCCGGATCGTCGGCGTCCGCGACGCCCCGAGCGCCTCGGCCTCGGCGCGCGGCCGGCGCAGGCTGCGTGACATGCTGGCCATGAGCCGGTCCGTGGCCGGGGCGCGGCTCGATCTCATGTACTTCCCCGCGACGTACACGTTCTACCCCGTCTGGGGCGTCCCCCGGCTGGTCGTGACGATGCACGACACGCTCCCCCTGGAGCATCCCGAGCTGGTCTTCCCGACGCGTCGGGGACGGGCCGCGTGGATGCTCAAAGAGTACGTCGCCGTCCGCTCGGCCGATCGGATCGTGACCGTCTCGGAGACGTCGAAGCGGTTTCTCAAGCAGCGGTTCCGGCTGAGCGACGACCGGCTGCGGGTCGTCGGCGAAGGGCCCGACCCGATCTTCCGGCCGATGGGCGACGACCCGCGCGCCGAGGCCGTGCTGGAGCGTTACGGCGTCTCGGCCTCGGCCCGGTTCCTGCTGTACGTCGGCGGTCTGAGCCCGCACAAGAACCTCCCCCGGCTGATCGAGGGCTTCGCGCGGTCCGCCCCCGCCGACGTTTCGCTCGTGCTGGTCGGCGACCTCAACGACGTCTTCCACACGCATATCCCGGAGATCCGCCGGACGATCGCCGACCACGCGCTCGAAGATCGCGTCATCCTCACGGGCTTCGTGCCGGACGCGGACCTCGTCTTTCTGTATAGTCGCGCCTACGCACTGGCGCTCCCCTCGCTGCTGGAGGGCTTCGGCCTGCCTGCCGTCGAGGCGATGGCCTGCGGGACCCCCGTCGTGGCGAGCCGGGCGGGGTCGCTCCCCGAGGTCGTCGGCGACGCCGGCCTGTTCTTCGATCCGCTGAATGTGGACGAGATCGGCCGGACGCTGGGCGCGATCCTCGACGATCCGGGACGCCGCGACGAACTCGCCGCGATGGCCCTCCGACGCTCGGCGCGGTTCGACTGGGACCGCTCGGCGCT
- a CDS encoding HEPN domain-containing protein — MNHAELQRMTEERTRDAEVLLAGGRGAFAYYVAGYAVECALKACLLKRMVLTGWVFDENAKRVDECRTHDFSTLIKIAGMQAELNQMEAASTPEGVEFRANWKVVKEWAVTSRYDEKSEAEARKLVAAITDEPNGVMIWIRNYW, encoded by the coding sequence TTGAATCACGCCGAACTGCAACGGATGACGGAGGAGCGCACGCGGGACGCCGAGGTGCTGCTTGCCGGCGGCCGGGGGGCGTTCGCGTATTATGTCGCCGGCTACGCCGTCGAATGCGCCCTCAAGGCGTGCCTTTTGAAACGGATGGTGCTCACCGGCTGGGTTTTCGACGAGAACGCGAAACGGGTCGATGAGTGCCGAACGCACGATTTTTCGACGCTCATCAAAATCGCCGGAATGCAGGCCGAGCTGAACCAGATGGAGGCGGCCAGCACACCCGAGGGCGTCGAGTTCCGGGCCAACTGGAAAGTCGTGAAGGAGTGGGCGGTCACAAGTCGCTATGATGAGAAGTCGGAGGCCGAAGCCAGAAAGCTCGTCGCGGCGATCACCGACGAGCCGAACGGGGTGATGATATGGATTCGGAACTACTGGTAG
- the rpsI gene encoding 30S ribosomal protein S9 encodes MSATAQKTFTWGTGRRKTAVARVRIKDGTGQFIVNGLDAKEYFPLEVWLTDIHAPLKATEMTERVDVFVNVDGSGKSSQSGAVVMGLARALKAHRTDLDQALRDGGYLTRDARMVERKKFGHKKARKSFQFSKR; translated from the coding sequence ATGTCAGCGACCGCACAAAAGACGTTCACCTGGGGCACCGGCCGGCGGAAGACCGCGGTCGCCCGGGTCCGAATCAAAGACGGCACCGGCCAGTTCATCGTCAACGGCCTCGACGCCAAAGAATACTTCCCGCTCGAAGTCTGGCTGACCGACATCCACGCCCCGCTCAAGGCGACCGAGATGACCGAGCGCGTCGACGTGTTCGTCAACGTCGACGGCAGCGGCAAGTCCAGCCAGTCGGGCGCCGTGGTCATGGGCCTCGCCCGCGCCCTCAAGGCCCACCGCACCGACCTCGACCAGGCCCTCCGCGACGGCGGCTACCTCACCCGCGACGCCCGAATGGTCGAGCGGAAGAAATTTGGACATAAGAAGGCCCGTAAGAGCTTCCAGTTCTCCAAGCGCTGA
- the alaS gene encoding alanine--tRNA ligase gives MKTDDLREAYLEFFASKGCVRKPSDVLAPNDPTVLFTPAGMNQFKREFMGLGDPGFKRATTCQKCIRTGDIENVGKTPRHMTFFEMLGNFSFGDYFKREAIHWAWEFLVDTLKIDPKRLTFTVYLDDDEAFDIWHKEIGVPTDRITRMGEDDNFWPAGAPTQGPNGVCGPCSEIFYHGDGIEEVEIWNLVFTQYNRVGPGQLEPLPNKNIDTGMGLERAAAALQGVRSNFEIDVFAPIVDAAADVLGVDYAQARDTLDGVRIRRASDHARAITFCLHENIRPGPEKQGYVVRRLLRRAVLDAYQMGRREPFLYTLAPVVAESMRRGYPELVDSVPRVQHIIRDEEERFLRNLENGMRLLNDTFRKTKAAGSDVIAGDAAFDLLSTYGIPVEVTESLAADQNLRVDMPGVEAARTKFSAVSRGTTEAADVFATGPLDTLKEAYHKGSEFLGYTSTEAPATVIGILEQGQLAQSAEASQGGPPIVLVLDRTPFYGESGGQVGDVGTIRGDGFAFHVEDTKKDNDFFLHLGRVVEGKVAVGGHVTATVDVDRRQAIRRAHSATHLLHNALHKHLGKHAQQAGSKVEPDRLRFDFANPEAVGKERLEAIEKTVNALVMTGSAVSWTLMPIAEAKTLGAMALFGEKYPEIVRVVQMGDFSRELCGGTHLDNVGQVGFFKIVGEESVAAGTRRITALTGQAALDLVRQEEDVLAQLSATLRVPASQVPDRVAALLDEIKTLKKQAAQRKPDAGDKTSADDLLAAARSAGGATVVIAAVENATADELRVLIDGLRRKREQGLAVLLITAAEGKVQLVAGFSRDLVDKGQHAGNWLKKVAPVVGGGGGGRPELAQAGGKNPDQIPAALEQAWTVIQENLGG, from the coding sequence ATGAAAACCGACGACCTTCGTGAAGCGTATCTCGAATTCTTCGCCTCCAAGGGGTGCGTCCGCAAGCCGAGCGACGTGCTGGCGCCCAACGACCCAACGGTCCTGTTCACGCCGGCCGGGATGAACCAGTTCAAGCGCGAGTTCATGGGCCTGGGCGATCCGGGCTTCAAACGCGCGACGACCTGCCAGAAGTGCATCCGCACCGGCGACATCGAGAACGTCGGCAAGACGCCCCGGCACATGACGTTCTTCGAGATGCTCGGCAACTTCAGCTTCGGCGACTACTTCAAGCGCGAAGCGATCCACTGGGCCTGGGAATTCCTCGTCGACACCCTGAAAATCGATCCCAAGCGGTTGACCTTCACGGTTTACCTCGACGACGACGAGGCGTTCGACATCTGGCACAAGGAAATCGGCGTCCCCACCGACCGGATCACCCGGATGGGCGAGGACGACAATTTCTGGCCCGCCGGCGCGCCGACGCAGGGGCCCAACGGCGTCTGCGGGCCGTGTTCGGAGATCTTCTACCACGGCGACGGCATCGAGGAAGTCGAGATCTGGAACCTCGTCTTCACCCAGTACAACCGCGTCGGCCCCGGCCAGCTCGAACCCCTGCCGAACAAGAACATCGACACCGGCATGGGACTCGAACGCGCCGCCGCGGCGCTTCAGGGCGTGCGGTCGAACTTCGAGATCGACGTCTTCGCGCCGATCGTCGACGCCGCCGCCGACGTGCTGGGCGTCGATTACGCCCAGGCCCGCGACACGCTCGACGGCGTCCGCATCCGCCGCGCCAGCGACCACGCCCGGGCGATCACCTTCTGCCTCCACGAGAACATCCGGCCCGGCCCCGAGAAGCAAGGGTACGTCGTCCGCCGGCTGCTCCGCCGGGCGGTGCTCGACGCCTACCAGATGGGCCGCCGCGAGCCGTTCCTGTATACGCTCGCCCCGGTCGTGGCCGAGTCGATGCGCCGGGGGTATCCCGAGCTGGTCGACAGCGTCCCCCGGGTCCAGCACATCATCCGCGACGAGGAGGAGCGGTTCCTCCGCAACCTCGAAAACGGCATGCGGCTGCTGAACGACACGTTCCGCAAGACCAAGGCGGCCGGCTCGGACGTGATCGCCGGCGACGCCGCCTTCGACCTGCTCTCGACCTACGGCATCCCCGTCGAAGTCACCGAAAGCCTGGCCGCCGACCAGAACCTGCGGGTCGACATGCCGGGGGTCGAAGCCGCCCGGACCAAGTTCTCGGCCGTCTCGCGCGGGACGACCGAGGCCGCCGACGTCTTCGCCACCGGCCCGCTCGACACCCTGAAGGAAGCCTATCACAAGGGGAGCGAGTTCCTCGGCTACACCAGCACCGAGGCCCCCGCGACGGTCATCGGCATTCTTGAACAGGGCCAGCTCGCCCAGTCGGCCGAGGCCTCCCAGGGAGGTCCGCCGATCGTTCTCGTGCTCGACCGGACGCCGTTTTACGGCGAGTCGGGGGGCCAGGTCGGCGACGTCGGGACGATCCGGGGCGACGGGTTCGCGTTCCACGTCGAGGACACGAAGAAGGACAACGATTTCTTCCTCCACCTGGGCCGGGTCGTCGAGGGGAAGGTCGCCGTCGGCGGCCATGTGACCGCGACGGTCGACGTCGATCGGCGGCAGGCGATCCGCCGGGCCCACTCGGCGACCCACCTGCTGCACAACGCCCTCCACAAGCACCTGGGCAAGCACGCCCAGCAGGCCGGCAGCAAGGTCGAGCCCGACCGGCTCCGGTTCGACTTCGCCAACCCCGAGGCCGTCGGCAAGGAGCGGCTCGAAGCCATCGAGAAGACCGTCAACGCCCTGGTCATGACCGGCTCGGCGGTGAGCTGGACCTTGATGCCGATCGCCGAGGCCAAGACCCTCGGCGCGATGGCTCTGTTCGGCGAGAAGTACCCCGAGATCGTCCGCGTCGTCCAGATGGGCGACTTCTCCCGCGAGCTGTGCGGCGGCACGCATCTCGACAACGTCGGCCAGGTCGGCTTCTTCAAGATCGTCGGCGAGGAGTCGGTCGCGGCCGGCACCCGGCGGATCACCGCGCTCACCGGCCAGGCCGCCCTCGACCTCGTCCGCCAGGAGGAAGACGTCCTCGCCCAGCTCTCGGCCACGCTCCGCGTGCCGGCCAGCCAGGTCCCCGACCGCGTCGCCGCCCTGCTCGACGAGATCAAGACCCTCAAGAAGCAAGCCGCCCAGCGCAAGCCCGACGCCGGTGACAAGACCTCGGCCGACGACCTGCTCGCCGCCGCTCGCTCGGCGGGCGGCGCGACCGTCGTCATCGCGGCCGTCGAGAACGCCACGGCCGACGAACTGCGCGTCCTGATCGACGGCCTCCGTCGGAAGCGAGAGCAGGGCCTCGCCGTGCTCTTGATCACCGCCGCCGAGGGCAAGGTCCAGCTCGTCGCCGGCTTCTCGCGCGACCTCGTCGACAAGGGCCAGCACGCCGGCAACTGGCTCAAGAAGGTCGCACCCGTGGTGGGAGGCGGCGGCGGCGGCCGTCCCGAACTGGCCCAGGCCGGCGGCAAGAACCCCGACCAGATCCCCGCCGCTCTCGAACAGGCGTGGACCGTCATTCAGGAAAACCTTGGCGGTTGA
- a CDS encoding SGNH/GDSL hydrolase family protein, with translation MLRSGCVVLGVLAWTTSPASAQQTTSPAAGAPIEAARLLQGPWGQGEVHGESVLFIKGKEGAPKARLLYDIDRVTAVRSADGLKTFEAGRDFRPLADGSGFELTADSRIPFLSESDLFRPKGSPTSIGHKAGDPETSVLFDNAHFFHDHQVEVSYVPRGPKWDAYRPAFAGDRLPRTLAKLKSKQPITLVVSGDSISEGFNASKFTKTAPLQPAFPELTARQLERSYGSKVALHNLAVGGWSSGQGAADLDRVLKLNPDLVVIAYGMNDVNRRDPEGFKAVIKGMLVRIKQANSDAEVVLIATMTGNPDWFATPAEMFPAYRDALKSLEGPGVVLADLTAVWRRLLQRKRHFDLTGNGVNHPNDYGHRVYTQTLLGLLVENR, from the coding sequence ATGCTGCGTTCAGGTTGCGTGGTTCTTGGGGTTCTCGCGTGGACGACGTCACCGGCCTCGGCTCAACAGACGACGAGCCCGGCGGCCGGCGCGCCGATCGAGGCGGCGCGATTGCTCCAGGGGCCCTGGGGCCAGGGTGAAGTCCACGGCGAGAGCGTCTTGTTCATCAAGGGCAAGGAGGGCGCCCCCAAGGCCAGGCTGCTCTACGACATCGACCGCGTGACCGCCGTCCGCAGCGCCGATGGACTCAAGACGTTCGAGGCCGGGCGCGACTTCCGGCCGCTCGCCGACGGCTCGGGCTTCGAGCTGACGGCGGACTCGCGGATTCCATTCCTCTCCGAGTCGGACCTCTTCCGGCCCAAGGGCTCGCCGACCAGCATCGGCCACAAGGCCGGCGATCCGGAGACGAGCGTCTTGTTCGACAACGCCCACTTCTTCCACGACCACCAGGTCGAGGTGAGCTACGTTCCTCGCGGCCCGAAGTGGGACGCGTACCGCCCGGCGTTCGCCGGCGACCGCTTGCCGCGCACCCTGGCGAAGCTCAAGAGCAAGCAGCCGATCACGCTGGTGGTGAGCGGCGACAGCATCTCCGAGGGCTTCAACGCGTCGAAGTTCACGAAGACCGCGCCGCTCCAGCCGGCGTTTCCGGAACTCACCGCGCGACAGTTGGAGCGGTCGTACGGGTCGAAGGTCGCCCTGCACAACCTGGCGGTGGGGGGCTGGTCGTCGGGGCAGGGGGCGGCCGACCTGGACCGGGTGCTGAAGCTCAACCCCGACCTGGTCGTGATCGCCTACGGGATGAACGATGTGAACCGCCGCGACCCCGAGGGGTTCAAGGCGGTCATCAAGGGGATGCTCGTGCGGATCAAGCAGGCGAATTCGGATGCCGAGGTCGTCCTGATCGCGACGATGACCGGCAACCCCGACTGGTTCGCGACGCCCGCCGAGATGTTCCCCGCCTACCGCGACGCGCTCAAGTCGCTGGAAGGCCCCGGCGTCGTCCTCGCCGACCTGACCGCCGTCTGGCGGCGGCTGCTCCAGCGCAAGCGGCACTTCGACCTGACCGGCAACGGCGTCAACCACCCCAACGACTACGGCCACCGCGTCTACACCCAGACGCTCCTCGGCCTGCTGGTCGAGAACCGCTGA
- a CDS encoding DUF362 domain-containing protein, with the protein MDGAIKVAVVQGDRRRGAVAQALGLIADDVRDRVQGTGALVVPTLDELGRGWASTDRDALSATIDALLAAGAGTIDVATGKGVARPGAAACFDRFGYRSETAGRPVAYHDLDAEADAWTTIETRGGLPEDTLRVASRVVAATCRVSLSIARTHGVFRLGLGLPNLATVVHPDDRRRLEPAPFPSRLSSRAASISSLLESWRGWLVRGWLSVRSLDGGMMLTGPERRRLERIERATDLLTALATSVLPTISVVDGFLGMHGEGPRLGKPLRLGTVIAGTDAVAVDAVAAAIMGFDPLNVAYLRRAQAAGLGVADLAAITIVGEPWSQVRRKCRRHASDRLLRLVSGPDDGQPVGVPSPHFRSRRERLRAAARKSSRS; encoded by the coding sequence ATGGACGGCGCGATCAAGGTAGCCGTGGTTCAGGGCGACCGCCGGCGCGGGGCCGTGGCCCAGGCGCTCGGGCTCATCGCCGACGACGTACGCGACCGCGTCCAGGGGACCGGCGCTCTGGTCGTCCCGACGCTCGACGAACTTGGCCGAGGCTGGGCGTCGACCGACCGCGACGCGCTCTCGGCGACGATCGACGCCCTGCTCGCCGCCGGGGCCGGAACGATCGACGTGGCGACCGGCAAGGGAGTCGCGCGTCCGGGCGCCGCGGCCTGCTTCGATCGGTTCGGCTACCGCTCCGAGACGGCGGGCCGTCCGGTGGCGTACCACGATCTGGACGCCGAAGCCGACGCCTGGACGACCATCGAGACCCGGGGCGGTCTTCCCGAGGACACGCTGCGCGTGGCGTCGCGCGTCGTCGCCGCGACCTGCCGGGTCTCGCTCTCGATCGCGCGGACGCACGGCGTTTTTCGGCTCGGCCTGGGACTGCCCAACCTGGCGACGGTCGTTCATCCCGATGATCGGCGGCGGCTGGAACCGGCGCCGTTTCCGTCCCGGCTGTCGTCGCGCGCCGCATCGATCTCCAGCCTGCTCGAATCATGGCGGGGATGGCTGGTGCGCGGGTGGTTGAGCGTCCGGTCGCTCGACGGCGGCATGATGCTGACCGGCCCCGAGCGCCGGCGACTGGAACGGATCGAGCGGGCGACCGACCTCCTCACGGCGCTTGCGACCTCGGTTCTGCCGACGATCAGCGTGGTCGACGGCTTCCTGGGGATGCACGGCGAAGGTCCGCGTCTGGGCAAGCCGCTCCGCCTCGGCACCGTGATCGCCGGGACCGACGCCGTGGCGGTCGACGCGGTCGCCGCCGCGATCATGGGGTTCGACCCGCTCAACGTGGCCTATCTGCGGCGGGCGCAGGCCGCCGGCCTCGGGGTCGCCGACCTGGCCGCCATCACGATCGTCGGCGAGCCGTGGTCGCAGGTGCGCCGCAAGTGCCGCCGGCACGCGTCGGATCGCCTGCTTCGGCTCGTCTCGGGACCCGACGACGGTCAGCCCGTCGGCGTCCCCAGTCCGCACTTCCGATCCCGGCGCGAGCGGTTGCGCGCAGCCGCCCGGAAGTCGTCGCGGTCGTAA
- a CDS encoding trypsin-like peptidase domain-containing protein has protein sequence MVVGDEGQILTAFHVVKGARGLIVRATDRQVFEAEVIAADPRSDLAVIAPISTPGLEKPKLKPIPLGDAGALRKGSFLVVLGNPFNAARDGKASASWGILSNVSRRIDQDIDDVSFTRRAPLQLPNYPTLLQLDAKLNLGMSGGAVVNMKGELVGLTTMASSPAGFDAMAGYAIPMDRMGRRAVETLKKGKEIEYGLLGVRPHLQSTNRVETVAPNSPAALGDLQRNDEIIGVNGTPVFDFDSLILAIGAYSVGDSIRLLVRRDGQEIEKPIVLAKFPVDGEVIATTQPPAWRGLRVDYLSTLNARPAGIDLVDALPAGVVVREIEPDSPAARAGLKKWQIIRQVGDQPVVDPAQFAKAVADLNGPVTLLTDQGPIVVR, from the coding sequence GTGGTGGTCGGCGACGAGGGGCAGATCCTCACGGCCTTCCATGTGGTGAAGGGCGCGCGGGGGCTGATCGTGCGGGCGACGGATCGGCAGGTCTTCGAGGCCGAGGTCATCGCGGCCGATCCGCGCAGCGACCTCGCCGTGATCGCGCCGATCTCGACTCCAGGTCTGGAGAAGCCCAAGCTCAAGCCGATCCCGCTCGGCGACGCCGGCGCGCTGCGGAAGGGGTCGTTCCTGGTCGTCCTGGGCAATCCGTTCAACGCGGCGCGCGACGGCAAGGCGTCGGCGAGTTGGGGCATTCTCTCGAACGTCTCCCGCCGGATCGACCAGGACATCGACGACGTCTCATTCACGAGGCGGGCGCCCCTGCAACTTCCGAATTATCCGACGCTCCTCCAGCTCGACGCCAAGCTCAACCTGGGAATGAGCGGCGGGGCGGTCGTGAATATGAAGGGCGAGCTGGTGGGGCTGACCACGATGGCGTCGAGCCCGGCCGGCTTCGACGCCATGGCCGGCTACGCGATCCCGATGGACCGCATGGGCCGCCGCGCGGTCGAGACGCTCAAGAAGGGCAAGGAGATCGAGTACGGCCTGCTGGGAGTCCGTCCCCATTTGCAGAGCACCAACCGCGTCGAGACGGTCGCGCCCAACTCGCCCGCGGCGCTCGGCGACCTGCAACGAAACGACGAGATCATCGGGGTCAACGGAACGCCGGTGTTCGACTTCGACTCGCTTATCCTGGCCATCGGCGCGTACTCGGTCGGCGACTCGATCCGACTTCTCGTCCGTCGCGACGGGCAGGAGATCGAAAAGCCGATCGTCCTGGCCAAGTTCCCGGTCGACGGCGAGGTCATCGCCACGACGCAGCCGCCGGCCTGGCGGGGGCTTCGGGTCGACTACCTGAGCACGCTCAACGCCCGGCCGGCCGGCATCGACCTGGTCGACGCGCTGCCGGCGGGGGTGGTCGTCCGCGAAATCGAGCCCGACTCGCCCGCGGCCCGGGCGGGGCTCAAGAAGTGGCAGATCATCCGTCAGGTGGGCGACCAACCCGTGGTCGATCCCGCCCAGTTCGCCAAGGCCGTCGCCGACCTGAACGGCCCCGTCACCCTGTTGACCGACCAGGGGCCGATCGTCGTCCGTTGA